In Campylobacter sp. VBCF_01 NA2, one DNA window encodes the following:
- the exbB gene encoding TonB-system energizer ExbB, protein MDFLKDYIDYIIISILVFMSFLVVWFSIERVLFYRRVSPKDYKSKALYEEALSKNLTALYIVYSNAPYIGLLGTVAGIMITFYDMGASANIDAKAIMQGLSLALKATALGLLVAVPTLMIYNCFLRKVDVMLNRYEG, encoded by the coding sequence ATGGATTTTCTAAAAGACTATATTGATTATATAATTATTTCTATTTTGGTTTTTATGAGCTTTTTGGTCGTTTGGTTTAGCATAGAGCGGGTGCTGTTTTACAGAAGAGTATCGCCAAAAGACTACAAAAGCAAGGCACTGTATGAGGAGGCGCTGAGCAAAAATCTCACCGCGCTTTATATTGTGTATTCTAACGCCCCGTATATCGGGCTTTTGGGCACTGTGGCTGGCATTATGATTACATTTTATGACATGGGTGCTAGTGCCAATATCGACGCGAAAGCTATCATGCAAGGCCTCTCTCTCGCGCTCAAAGCCACTGCGCTGGGGCTTTTGGTCGCTGTGCCTACGCTGATGATTTACAACTGCTTTTTGCGCAAAGTCGATGTCATGCTCAATCGCTACGAGGGCTAA
- a CDS encoding CidA/LrgA family protein: protein MKFLEQFSIILGISLCAEILSKLIPLSIPASIYGLILMLLALIFRVVKISQIRESASFFMQIMPVIFIPAGAAIIVAGDVLMANFWAIIVIVVISTILVMGASGFVTQIYYEKTLEKERKKLYEDEK from the coding sequence TTGAAATTTTTAGAGCAATTTAGCATTATTTTAGGAATTTCTCTGTGCGCTGAAATTTTATCCAAACTTATCCCGCTTAGCATACCGGCTAGTATTTATGGGCTGATACTTATGCTTTTGGCTTTGATTTTTAGGGTGGTTAAAATCTCGCAAATCAGGGAGAGCGCGTCGTTTTTTATGCAGATAATGCCTGTGATTTTTATCCCGGCAGGGGCTGCTATCATCGTAGCTGGCGATGTTTTGATGGCGAATTTTTGGGCAATAATCGTGATTGTGGTGATTTCTACGATTTTGGTAATGGGTGCTAGCGGATTTGTAACGCAGATTTATTACGAAAAAACGCTAGAAAAAGAGCGCAAAAAGCTCTACGAGGACGAAAAATGA
- the uppS gene encoding polyprenyl diphosphate synthase, whose protein sequence is MNQLNHLAIIMDGNGRWAKKRALLRTGGHEVGAQVVQRVCEFCIKEKIPNLTLYAFSTENWKRPKSEVEFLMKLLAKFLVDKKESFLANGINFKAVGDIAKFSDDLKSKIYDLQNFTQNCANLNLNLAINYGARDEIVRACREISRSGSEFSESEISARLDTARSGDVDLLIRTGGEKRISNFLLWQASYAEFAFSDTLWPEFSNAELSQIISEFKNKNRRFGGL, encoded by the coding sequence GTGAATCAATTAAACCATTTAGCAATCATTATGGACGGCAATGGGCGCTGGGCTAAAAAACGCGCCCTATTGCGCACTGGCGGGCACGAAGTGGGCGCGCAGGTCGTGCAGAGAGTCTGCGAATTTTGCATAAAAGAAAAAATCCCAAATTTAACTCTTTACGCATTTAGCACCGAAAATTGGAAGCGGCCAAAAAGCGAAGTTGAATTTTTAATGAAGCTTTTGGCGAAATTTTTAGTTGATAAAAAAGAGAGTTTTTTGGCAAATGGGATAAATTTCAAAGCCGTCGGCGATATAGCGAAATTTAGTGATGATTTGAAAAGCAAAATTTATGATTTGCAAAATTTTACGCAAAATTGTGCGAATTTAAATCTAAATTTGGCGATAAATTACGGCGCGCGTGATGAAATCGTGCGAGCGTGTCGCGAAATTTCACGCTCTGGGAGCGAATTTAGCGAGAGCGAAATTTCAGCGCGCCTAGATACCGCGCGCAGTGGCGATGTGGATTTGCTAATCCGCACAGGTGGCGAAAAGCGCATTTCAAACTTCTTGCTTTGGCAGGCAAGTTACGCCGAATTTGCATTTAGCGATACTTTGTGGCCTGAGTTTTCTAACGCAGAATTGTCGCAAATCATCAGCGAATTTAAAAATAAAAATCGAAGATTTGGAGGGTTATAA
- a CDS encoding ammonia-forming cytochrome c nitrite reductase subunit c552 yields the protein MRFKFLGLLGLGFSFLFAAEADFADPNVCATCHSDVHEAWVKSLHALSHEDSNELYKKSISLIAKETGNLEESLTLSCGQCHNAKMKIKELDVSMSVALSLDLGEKDKVKEFTKSEDVKNGISCYICHNVDKIKPDQSDPSISGYKSFSWSEDYVTGPYDVSEADALYHQSQKRDFFQNNDELCNSCHQGQGGKSKLSIYNTQAEGAGVQNAKLCVDCHMGKSTKKIIAPGAPREGAVIRDIRSHFFNGARNSDILKEAIELRFNRLGGDKAVINLKNLTTHKVPTGFSGRSVEVHVRFKDRLGKILSTQNLGALRAIYTDSRGDETLSYAAKTLKEDTRLNAGESREFSVTMPQNTYTVDVKIVYYVLAPQLQNLLKVKDESFTKPYEIIEITF from the coding sequence ATGAGGTTTAAATTTTTAGGGCTTTTGGGACTAGGTTTCTCATTTTTGTTTGCCGCTGAGGCTGATTTCGCTGATCCAAATGTCTGTGCCACCTGCCACAGCGATGTGCATGAAGCTTGGGTCAAATCCCTACACGCGCTATCACACGAGGATTCTAACGAACTTTACAAAAAATCAATTTCATTAATCGCCAAAGAAACGGGAAATTTAGAAGAGAGTCTAACGCTATCATGCGGTCAATGCCACAACGCAAAAATGAAAATCAAAGAGCTAGATGTATCGATGAGCGTGGCGCTGTCGCTTGATCTTGGCGAGAAAGACAAGGTCAAAGAATTTACCAAAAGCGAAGATGTCAAAAACGGCATTTCGTGCTACATTTGCCACAATGTCGATAAAATCAAACCAGACCAAAGCGATCCGAGTATCTCTGGATACAAAAGCTTCTCGTGGAGCGAGGACTATGTGACTGGCCCATACGATGTGAGCGAGGCTGACGCGCTGTATCACCAAAGCCAAAAACGAGATTTTTTCCAAAACAACGACGAGCTTTGCAACTCTTGCCACCAAGGACAAGGCGGCAAATCTAAGCTTTCGATTTATAACACACAAGCTGAGGGTGCAGGCGTGCAAAACGCCAAACTTTGCGTGGATTGCCACATGGGCAAATCGACCAAAAAAATCATCGCCCCTGGCGCACCTAGGGAAGGCGCGGTTATCAGAGATATCAGATCTCACTTTTTCAACGGCGCACGCAATTCAGATATCCTAAAAGAGGCGATTGAGCTTAGATTTAATCGCTTAGGCGGCGATAAAGCGGTGATAAATTTAAAAAATTTAACCACTCACAAGGTTCCGACAGGATTTAGCGGGCGTTCGGTTGAAGTGCATGTCAGATTCAAAGACAGACTTGGCAAAATTTTATCAACGCAAAATTTAGGCGCGCTTCGTGCGATCTATACAGACAGCAGAGGCGATGAAACCCTATCGTATGCCGCAAAAACTTTGAAGGAAGATACGAGATTAAACGCCGGGGAGAGCAGAGAATTTAGCGTAACTATGCCACAAAACACCTACACCGTCGATGTCAAAATCGTCTATTATGTCCTAGCGCCACAGCTTCAAAACCTGCTCAAAGTCAAGGACGAAAGCTTCACCAAGCCTTATGAAATCATAGAAATAACTTTCTAA
- a CDS encoding LptF/LptG family permease: MDRVQKYLFSNFISSFASLFSTLFIIMSIVFFLQIARITSFIEINLIELIKLYLFMLPRILIFTVPIAFFVALSMALFRLSKENETIVLFTIGYVTRKIAVFFGVIAAIFSVLLLFISLVMMPIAENLKDNFIDYKKVSATLNIKASEFGQKFSEWMVFIEGEDEGENGKIYKNLVFYNHGKKGEDERIIIAKKGEFVSENQSFSALLRDGKIYTVDSDEWHITEFDELIIRTLSKSNIRTGSDVLGYWREMRKNDKRKKDFSIYVLVSLFPLASVLFALSFGIVTYRYEKGFIYAGIFGVLFSYFALIMILAKRPQIAISVTFALTFILSWIYYNFKIKPRY, encoded by the coding sequence ATGGATAGAGTTCAAAAATACCTATTTAGCAACTTCATAAGCTCGTTTGCATCGCTATTTAGCACGCTTTTTATCATTATGTCGATTGTGTTTTTCTTGCAGATTGCGCGCATTACCTCTTTTATCGAGATAAATTTGATAGAGCTAATCAAACTCTACCTTTTCATGCTACCACGAATTCTCATTTTCACCGTGCCGATTGCCTTTTTTGTCGCCCTTAGCATGGCGCTTTTCCGCCTTTCGAAAGAAAACGAGACAATCGTGCTTTTTACTATCGGTTATGTTACGCGCAAAATCGCTGTGTTTTTTGGCGTGATTGCGGCGATTTTTTCGGTTCTTTTGCTCTTTATTTCGCTTGTGATGATGCCAATCGCCGAAAATCTCAAAGACAATTTCATCGACTACAAAAAAGTCAGCGCCACGCTAAATATCAAAGCTAGCGAATTTGGGCAGAAATTTTCGGAGTGGATGGTTTTCATCGAGGGCGAAGACGAGGGCGAAAACGGCAAAATTTACAAAAATTTAGTATTTTACAACCACGGCAAAAAAGGCGAAGATGAGCGCATAATCATCGCCAAAAAAGGCGAGTTTGTAAGCGAAAATCAAAGCTTTTCCGCGCTTTTACGCGATGGCAAAATCTACACCGTGGATAGCGATGAGTGGCATATTACTGAGTTTGACGAGCTTATCATACGCACACTTTCTAAGAGCAATATCCGCACAGGAAGCGATGTGCTAGGATACTGGCGCGAAATGCGCAAAAACGACAAACGCAAAAAAGATTTCAGCATTTATGTGCTTGTTTCGCTATTTCCGCTAGCAAGCGTGCTTTTTGCGCTAAGCTTTGGAATCGTAACTTACCGCTACGAAAAGGGCTTTATTTACGCTGGGATTTTTGGGGTGCTTTTTAGCTATTTTGCGCTGATTATGATACTAGCCAAACGCCCACAAATCGCCATTAGCGTTACATTTGCGCTGACATTTATCCTATCTTGGATTTATTATAACTTCAAAATCAAACCGCGATATTAA
- the exbD gene encoding TonB system transport protein ExbD gives MRLPRKEGLNIVPFIDIMLVLLAITLSVSTFIAQGLIKVDLPSAKSAQSPSEEKKITIKIDEHSQIFIDDIAVDSEALKSNLEHLQKHDLIVLENDKNSKFEAFVIVIDALKELNHENFAIVTKKDE, from the coding sequence ATGCGACTACCTAGGAAAGAGGGGCTAAATATCGTCCCATTTATCGATATTATGCTGGTTTTGCTAGCGATCACGCTTAGCGTTTCGACCTTCATCGCACAAGGGTTAATCAAGGTCGATTTGCCAAGTGCTAAAAGCGCGCAAAGCCCAAGCGAAGAGAAGAAAATCACCATTAAAATCGACGAGCACTCGCAAATTTTCATCGATGATATTGCCGTGGATAGCGAGGCTTTGAAGTCAAATTTAGAGCATTTGCAAAAGCATGATTTGATTGTTTTAGAAAATGATAAAAACTCCAAATTCGAGGCTTTCGTCATCGTAATTGACGCACTCAAAGAGCTAAATCACGAAAATTTCGCAATTGTGACGAAAAAAGATGAATAG
- the coaBC gene encoding bifunctional phosphopantothenoylcysteine decarboxylase/phosphopantothenate--cysteine ligase CoaBC — translation MSKKKILLAVCGSISFYKAFEILSALKKANFDVYVALSEGASEFVSYKAFEALCDHPVLCSGNEDWQKGVNHINYSKVDLVLIAPATANTINKLAWGVCDNVFLQTINAAFAKAKVVIAPAANPALLENNITQNCIEILKSNVKALFVEPIEKMLACGEKGKGGLATTEAILQTVKRAIHKDKFWEGKNVVITGGPTTEKIDNIRGITNFSSGKTSKAIADAFYYLGANVTLISSVDYPNLPYKLTIFESTIGLKSALDSTKFPDGSYLIMAAAVSDYTPKVRYKGKVKKTEIGDVWNLRLGKTDDILSSVHANIKKIGFKLETDKETALNEAKRMLDEKNLDAVCLNTLDDVVKLGGDVTRITLLTNDFITELDTASKDEIALKLANELKKI, via the coding sequence ATGAGTAAGAAGAAAATTTTACTAGCAGTTTGTGGAAGCATTAGTTTTTATAAAGCGTTTGAAATTCTCTCTGCGCTTAAAAAGGCGAATTTCGATGTTTATGTCGCACTTAGCGAGGGTGCGAGCGAGTTTGTGAGCTACAAGGCTTTCGAGGCTTTGTGCGATCACCCTGTGCTATGCAGCGGCAACGAAGACTGGCAAAAAGGGGTAAATCACATAAACTACTCAAAAGTAGATTTAGTCTTAATCGCTCCTGCTACGGCAAATACGATAAACAAGCTTGCTTGGGGAGTTTGCGATAATGTATTTTTACAAACCATAAACGCAGCCTTCGCCAAAGCCAAGGTCGTAATCGCACCAGCAGCCAATCCTGCGCTACTTGAAAACAACATAACCCAAAACTGCATTGAAATTTTAAAAAGCAATGTCAAAGCCTTGTTTGTCGAGCCAATCGAAAAAATGCTAGCTTGTGGCGAAAAGGGCAAAGGTGGCCTAGCCACCACAGAGGCGATACTTCAAACCGTAAAACGCGCAATCCATAAGGATAAATTTTGGGAAGGCAAAAATGTCGTCATCACAGGCGGTCCAACAACCGAGAAAATCGACAATATCCGTGGAATTACAAATTTTTCTAGCGGAAAAACCTCAAAGGCAATCGCGGACGCATTTTATTATCTAGGCGCAAATGTAACGCTGATTTCGAGCGTGGATTATCCAAATTTGCCTTACAAACTTACGATTTTTGAGAGCACAATCGGCCTAAAATCAGCCCTTGATAGCACGAAATTCCCTGATGGCTCATACCTGATAATGGCAGCAGCTGTTAGCGACTACACTCCAAAAGTCCGCTACAAAGGCAAGGTCAAAAAGACAGAAATCGGCGATGTATGGAACCTGCGCCTTGGCAAGACCGATGATATCCTAAGCTCTGTGCATGCAAATATCAAAAAAATCGGCTTCAAGCTCGAAACCGACAAAGAAACCGCACTAAACGAAGCAAAACGCATGCTAGATGAGAAAAATCTCGACGCAGTATGCCTAAATACGCTAGATGATGTGGTAAAACTAGGTGGCGATGTCACGAGAATCACGCTTTTGACAAACGATTTTATTACCGAGCTAGACACTGCGAGCAAAGATGAAATCGCGCTAAAACTAGCAAACGAACTTAAAAAAATCTAA
- a CDS encoding prepilin peptidase, with protein sequence MEYYLYMAIFALFGICVGSFSNVLIHRLPRGESINFPASHCPKCGTPLKFYHNVPLFSWLFLGGKCAFCKEKISIRYPIVEFLAGALAASAYICEPDIIKAAILALLFILLLALSAIDFEFKAVPDSLLFTATAISLIYPLLYDFDISLLYPAAGYGLAFFALRLIITKVLKREAMGSADIFIAIIIGAILGWKLGGIAIYIGAILTLPAYAIANKKGYELPFVPFLSAGLLLTILFKAQILELLEMIYG encoded by the coding sequence ATGGAATACTACCTTTACATGGCGATTTTCGCCCTTTTTGGCATCTGTGTCGGCTCGTTTAGCAATGTCTTAATCCACAGGCTTCCGCGTGGCGAGAGTATCAACTTCCCTGCTTCGCACTGCCCTAAATGTGGCACTCCGCTGAAATTTTACCACAATGTCCCGCTGTTTTCGTGGCTGTTTTTGGGCGGAAAATGCGCATTTTGCAAGGAAAAAATCTCTATCCGCTATCCAATCGTGGAATTTCTAGCTGGTGCGCTAGCCGCAAGCGCGTATATCTGCGAGCCAGATATCATCAAAGCCGCCATTTTAGCGCTACTTTTCATACTTTTACTAGCACTTTCGGCAATCGATTTCGAGTTCAAGGCCGTGCCAGATAGCCTACTTTTCACAGCTACCGCGATAAGCCTAATCTATCCTTTGCTTTATGATTTTGACATTAGCTTGCTGTATCCAGCCGCTGGGTATGGACTAGCGTTTTTCGCGCTTCGCCTCATCATCACAAAGGTCTTAAAGCGCGAAGCCATGGGCTCAGCCGATATTTTTATCGCCATAATCATCGGCGCGATTTTGGGCTGGAAGCTCGGCGGAATCGCGATTTATATCGGCGCTATTTTGACCCTGCCAGCATACGCAATCGCCAACAAAAAAGGCTACGAACTGCCGTTTGTGCCGTTTTTATCAGCTGGACTTTTGCTTACTATTTTATTCAAAGCTCAAATTTTAGAGCTTTTGGAAATGATTTATGGATAG
- the truA gene encoding tRNA pseudouridine(38-40) synthase TruA encodes MQNLLLTYAYNGARFCGSQSQPHGRSVEDALKIALGRVGIFGALTTSSRTDKGVHALRQTSTIKCELYQSLPRLKELINRHCAPYIFVRDLRVVSDEFHPRYSAKARAYRYIINHGEFNPFLSDFQIFMPKFEIEKLNLILAKFIGEHDFSEFMKVGSEIKSPVREIFVARAYSHGNLSVVNFVANGFLRAQVRLMLANALASLKSNRPLDLSHALTRIPAPPNGLYLSNVIY; translated from the coding sequence ATGCAAAATTTACTTCTTACCTACGCTTATAACGGCGCGCGATTTTGTGGCTCGCAGTCCCAGCCACATGGTCGTAGCGTCGAGGACGCGCTCAAAATCGCGCTAGGTAGGGTCGGGATTTTTGGCGCGCTCACCACTAGCTCTCGCACCGACAAGGGCGTGCATGCCCTGCGCCAAACAAGCACGATCAAATGCGAACTCTACCAAAGCTTGCCGCGCCTTAAAGAGCTTATCAATCGCCACTGCGCGCCATACATTTTCGTGCGCGACCTGCGCGTGGTAAGCGATGAATTTCACCCAAGATACAGCGCCAAAGCTAGGGCGTATCGATACATCATCAACCACGGCGAATTTAACCCATTTCTAAGCGATTTTCAAATTTTTATGCCCAAATTTGAAATTGAAAAGCTAAATTTGATTCTTGCGAAATTTATCGGAGAACACGATTTTAGCGAGTTTATGAAGGTTGGAAGCGAGATAAAAAGCCCGGTTCGTGAAATTTTCGTAGCGCGCGCGTATTCGCACGGAAATCTCAGCGTGGTAAATTTCGTCGCAAACGGCTTTTTACGCGCACAAGTGCGATTAATGCTAGCAAACGCCCTTGCCTCGCTCAAATCAAATCGCCCCCTAGACCTCTCCCACGCCCTCACCCGCATACCAGCCCCACCAAATGGACTTTATCTCTCAAATGTGATTTACTAA
- a CDS encoding LrgB family protein, translating to MREILINSAFFGVFLCLISFQAGIYLKKRFKLAIFNPLLVGTILTVLTLVLVDIPYDKFNASAAHVSFFLTPITVCLAVPLYEQLSLLRKNFVAIFAGLFSGVLAGTCSIYALALIFGIDHALYVTLLPKSVTAPIGMGISESLGGIVNLTMACIIATGILGNIFGEAILRLFRIKKSVAKGIALGCASHAMGTAKALEIGDIEGAMASLAMAVTGLFTVVGASIFANFI from the coding sequence ATGAGAGAGATACTCATAAATTCGGCGTTTTTTGGCGTTTTTTTGTGTTTGATTTCGTTTCAGGCTGGAATTTATCTGAAAAAACGCTTCAAACTAGCGATTTTCAACCCGCTTTTGGTGGGGACGATTTTGACGGTTTTGACGCTGGTGCTAGTGGATATCCCATACGATAAATTTAACGCCAGTGCCGCGCATGTGAGCTTTTTTCTCACGCCGATTACGGTGTGTTTGGCAGTGCCATTATACGAGCAACTCTCGCTCTTGCGCAAAAATTTCGTTGCGATTTTTGCGGGGCTGTTTTCGGGCGTGCTGGCTGGGACTTGCAGTATTTACGCGCTGGCTTTGATTTTTGGCATAGATCATGCGCTCTATGTGACACTGCTACCCAAATCCGTAACCGCGCCCATTGGCATGGGCATTAGCGAGAGTTTGGGCGGAATCGTAAATTTGACCATGGCGTGCATAATCGCAACGGGGATTTTAGGAAATATATTTGGAGAGGCGATTTTAAGGCTATTTCGCATAAAAAAATCCGTAGCAAAGGGGATTGCGCTTGGGTGCGCAAGTCATGCTATGGGGACAGCAAAAGCCCTTGAAATCGGAGATATCGAGGGCGCAATGGCGTCTTTGGCGATGGCTGTAACTGGGCTTTTTACCGTGGTTGGGGCCAGTATTTTTGCAAACTTTATTTAA
- a CDS encoding energy transducer TonB produces MNSAIGFFTSLILHIALLCYAFANFRAPNLMQDEALSVIRIENFVALSDTAPENVENLAEQNSQPEPEPEPVSEPEPTPEREPVSEPEPTPEPEPAPAPEPLPKPEPKPKPKPKKIAKEKAVKKNFDSNKTGANLPNLAQTNASAGAPKAGMANIQGNAKSDNIGGVIQKIIAAYAQKSYPKSAKMRRQTGVVKAEFQYLPGGVVQGARIVSSSGVEALDEAVLRAIERTKSKFPPTTSARTFVVNVRFVLK; encoded by the coding sequence ATGAATAGTGCAATAGGATTTTTTACTTCGCTGATTTTGCATATTGCCTTGCTTTGCTACGCTTTTGCGAATTTCAGGGCGCCAAATTTGATGCAAGATGAAGCTCTAAGCGTGATTAGAATCGAAAATTTCGTCGCTTTGAGTGATACTGCGCCCGAAAATGTGGAAAATTTAGCCGAGCAAAATTCACAGCCTGAACCTGAACCTGAACCTGTTTCTGAGCCAGAGCCTACGCCTGAGCGAGAACCTGTTTCTGAACCAGAGCCTACGCCAGAGCCAGAGCCTGCCCCTGCGCCCGAACCGCTCCCTAAACCTGAGCCAAAACCAAAACCAAAACCAAAAAAAATCGCAAAAGAAAAGGCTGTAAAAAAGAATTTTGATAGCAACAAAACAGGCGCAAATTTGCCAAATTTAGCCCAAACTAATGCTAGCGCAGGCGCGCCAAAAGCGGGCATGGCAAACATACAAGGCAATGCCAAGAGCGATAATATCGGCGGCGTGATACAAAAAATCATCGCAGCCTACGCGCAAAAAAGCTACCCAAAAAGCGCGAAAATGCGTAGGCAAACTGGCGTGGTAAAGGCTGAGTTTCAATATCTGCCAGGTGGCGTGGTGCAGGGCGCTAGAATAGTATCTAGCTCTGGTGTGGAGGCACTAGATGAGGCTGTATTACGGGCGATAGAGCGCACGAAATCGAAATTTCCGCCCACGACAAGCGCGCGAACTTTTGTCGTAAATGTGCGCTTTGTGCTGAAATAA
- a CDS encoding acyltransferase, which produces MHVAVIRQYKMPSQSYEWQIVNFYNGLVRWCVPVFVMVSGIFLLDFRRYSESVSENLGRILKKNIFRLSITLIVWSIFYLYFDMFLNGKFDTNPFRLTDFLFKSTKYHLWFLYMIIGLYFLAPFLQVLVRNLSKKDFELLLIVLAIFCCGYDFINVFLKFFLNKTLYFRSNVPEFSGYLIYFLAGFYFANFEISKRTRTIFYILAFISLVITIGFNSYFATHTTKGKEFIFTYRLINVMFVSFGVFIFFKNLFANFQNNGKFAKLITKLSALSFGIYLIHAAIRDIFIIKLQITNITLNPIIMIPLLSIAIFAISALLAFILSKIPILRKVV; this is translated from the coding sequence TTGCATGTAGCTGTTATTAGACAATACAAAATGCCATCGCAATCTTACGAATGGCAAATAGTAAATTTTTACAACGGATTAGTTCGTTGGTGTGTGCCTGTTTTTGTCATGGTTAGCGGTATATTTTTGCTTGATTTTAGGCGATATAGTGAAAGTGTGAGCGAAAATTTAGGCAGAATTTTAAAGAAAAATATTTTTAGACTATCCATTACACTTATCGTTTGGAGTATTTTTTATCTTTATTTTGATATGTTTTTAAATGGCAAATTTGACACCAATCCATTTAGATTAACAGATTTTTTATTTAAAAGCACAAAATATCACCTTTGGTTTTTATATATGATAATCGGACTTTATTTTTTGGCTCCATTTTTACAAGTTTTGGTGCGAAATTTAAGTAAAAAAGATTTTGAACTTTTGCTCATTGTTTTAGCGATTTTTTGTTGCGGTTATGATTTTATCAATGTATTTTTGAAATTTTTTCTAAATAAAACTCTATATTTTCGTTCAAATGTCCCTGAATTCAGTGGTTATTTGATATATTTTTTAGCCGGATTTTATTTTGCAAATTTTGAAATTTCTAAAAGAACTAGAACTATTTTTTACATTTTGGCATTTATTTCTCTTGTTATTACGATAGGTTTTAATTCATATTTTGCGACACATACTACCAAAGGCAAGGAATTTATTTTTACTTATAGATTAATAAATGTTATGTTTGTAAGCTTTGGCGTTTTTATTTTCTTTAAAAATTTATTTGCAAATTTCCAAAACAACGGCAAATTTGCAAAACTTATAACCAAACTTTCTGCACTAAGTTTTGGAATTTATCTTATACACGCTGCAATTAGAGATATATTTATTATAAAACTACAAATCACAAATATAACGCTAAATCCGATAATAATGATACCACTTTTAAGTATTGCCATTTTTGCGATTTCTGCACTTTTGGCGTTTATACTCTCAAAAATTCCGATTTTACGCAAAGTGGTCTAA
- a CDS encoding cytidylate kinase-like family protein: protein MVITIARQTGAGGRELAQKLAARLGYTYLEKADLLKRADSLGCFEMMYEFYNEMPINMLLHAISHNEIANEEKRERIAKIYRQIAHDGNIIILGRCAGYFLRSRGDLLRVFLRAEDEFKLARLASETKGDVREFMENSDAGRASFHRYYTNEIWGASQNYDICINTSFCGVDGAAQIVENLIKFKENLSDK, encoded by the coding sequence ATGGTAATCACAATCGCTAGACAAACAGGGGCAGGCGGGCGCGAACTAGCCCAAAAATTGGCAGCTAGGCTAGGATATACTTACCTCGAAAAGGCCGATTTGCTCAAACGAGCTGATTCTTTGGGGTGCTTTGAGATGATGTATGAATTCTACAACGAAATGCCCATAAATATGCTCTTGCACGCCATTTCGCACAATGAAATCGCAAACGAAGAGAAGCGCGAACGCATAGCCAAAATTTATCGCCAAATCGCACATGACGGAAATATCATAATTTTGGGGCGTTGCGCTGGGTATTTTTTGCGCAGTAGGGGGGATTTGCTGCGTGTGTTTTTGCGCGCTGAGGACGAGTTTAAACTCGCTCGCCTTGCTAGCGAAACTAAGGGCGATGTCAGGGAGTTTATGGAAAACTCAGACGCTGGCAGAGCGAGCTTTCATAGGTATTACACGAACGAAATTTGGGGCGCGTCGCAAAACTACGATATCTGCATAAACACATCGTTTTGCGGTGTCGATGGCGCGGCGCAAATCGTGGAAAATTTGATTAAATTTAAAGAAAATTTGAGCGATAAATGA